The Persephonella atlantica region TCAGAAGAGTTCTCAATGCCCTGATTATTATTGATGATAGACTGGAATACCTGAAGTTCCTCCTGATTTTTATGAATGAGATAGAGCAGTTTTATGACAGATTTCCCCTTTTTACAAAAGAAAATCTGAGAAACAGCACAGACTTTTACCAGTTTATGTATATATATTCACTGAAAATCAGCGGAAACGAAGAGGAAGCTCTTGGATTTCTAATTAAAGGATATAACATAAAAAGATTGATGATACAGGAAAAGATAATAAACTATCCAGAGGAAAATAACCTCTTTCAGATAATCAACATAGTAGGTTCTTACCTGCAGTTAGAGGATTCATTTATTTCACTAATAATAGAGATAGACGAGTATATAAAAGAGTTTGTCAAACAGATAAAAGACCTGAAAAATTATTCCCTCAAAAAACCCTCTGTTCTCCAGCCATATCTGTCAAACCCATTTAAAAAGTATATAAACCAGTTTCTGACAAACATATACATACTTGGTTTTGAGGAGGAATATTATCAGGTTGCACAGATACTGCCAGAGATTATTACAAAAGAACATCAGTTAGTTATAAGGATAAATGAGATACTGCTGAAAGAAAACCATAAAGAAGAAAAGATAAAGAAGATAAAGGAAGATATAGAAAAAGCATTCAACAATTTTTCCCATCAGAAAAAGGAGAAAGTTCTCTATGTTTACTACAATGCTTACATATCTATTTTCAGAGAAAAGATAGAAGAGATAGAAAAGATATTTCCAGAGATTGAAAAACATATTAAAAAATTAAAAAATCCTGTCAGCCTTTATGTTCCACTGTTCAGAGCTCTGAACATATTAGGAGAAAAAGAAAAAGCTCTGAAAATCGCAGAAGAAACAAAAATAAACGCACAGACTTCAGGGAAAAAATTTCTGGCAAGAGCAGTAGATGACTACATAAAAGCAGAGTTATACTAAAAGAAAAAAGGAGGGTTTATGATGAAGGTTTTTATGGAAAGGGCAGTCCTTTTTCTCCATGCGTTTCCTTTAAACAGCGATATGTACTGTCATCAGTTTGAAGCACTGGAAAAAGAAGGAATTCCCTATGTTGCTGTTGATTATCCCGGGTTTGGAAAGGAAAGAAGCTTCCCATCAGATTATACCATTGAAACTCTAACAGATCTGATAATAGGGAAAATCAAAGATTTAGGTATTAAAAAACTGATACCTGTAGGGGATTCTATGGGTGGATACATAATGTTTGATATCTGGAGAAGGTATCCAGAGATTGTTGATGGACTTGTGTTTGTATCTACAAGAGCAGAAGCGGATACAGAAGAAGCCAAGCAGTCAAGATATGCCACAATTGAAAAAATCCAAAAGGAAGGAAAGGATTTTCTGATTGATTTTATGCTTGAAGCCCAGACATCACCAGCAACAAAAAAATATACAGAAAAGATGGAAAAGCTAAAGTGTATGATGAAACAGGCAACAGAAGAAGGAATAATAAAAGCACTGAAAGCCCTTGCTGATAGACCTGACAATACTGGACTGCTTCCTTCAATAAATGTTCCTACCCTTGTAGTAGCAGGAAAAGATGACGAAAAAGTTACACCTCCCGAAGTTGTAAGAAAAATAGCTGACGGCATTCCCGGTGCCCAGTTTGTCGAGATAGAAAACTCAGCTCATCTTCCACCTTTTGAAAATCCAGAAGGGTTTAACGCCGTAATCATAAAATTTATAAAAGACCTGTGGTCAGGTTAATCTGAGCCTGACCCTTATAATGGCACCTTCTTCTGATGGGAGTGCCTTTATGCTTCCTCTGTGTTTTTCTATAATCTCCTTTGTTATTGCAAGTCCCAGTCCTGAGCCTTTTGATTTTTTTGAGTAGTATGGTATAAATACCTTATCAAGCTCTTCAGCTGGTATTCCCTTTCCGTTATCCTTGAAGTATATCTCAAGGTAATCATTTTTTTCTTCAGCTGTTATACTGAGTTTTCCCATTTTTCTATCTGAAGTTGATTCAAAACTGTTCTGTATAATATTGAGAAATGCCTGTCTGAGAAGTTTTTTATCTCCAGAGACAGTGATATCATCCGGGAGATCTATCTCAATCTCAAATCTGTCAGAGTGGTAGCTGTTCTTCAGCTCTTCAAACAGAGCTTTCAGATTTACCTTCTCAAAGTTTATCTTCTCTCCTGTTGAGGCAAACTGTCCAAACTCTTTTACTAATTTTGAAAGGTGGTCAACCTCTGTAAATATAACATCAACAGATTTATTCAGAATTTCCGGAAATCTGGGGTTTTTATTCTCAAACTGTCTCTTTATCCTTTCAGCTGAAAGCCTTATTGGTGTAAGGGGATTTTTTATCTCGTGGGCTATTCTTCTTGCTATCTCCTTCCATGCCAGTATCTTTTCTGCTGCAACAATCTCTGTAATATCGTCAAAAACAAGA contains the following coding sequences:
- a CDS encoding alpha/beta fold hydrolase, with the translated sequence MMKVFMERAVLFLHAFPLNSDMYCHQFEALEKEGIPYVAVDYPGFGKERSFPSDYTIETLTDLIIGKIKDLGIKKLIPVGDSMGGYIMFDIWRRYPEIVDGLVFVSTRAEADTEEAKQSRYATIEKIQKEGKDFLIDFMLEAQTSPATKKYTEKMEKLKCMMKQATEEGIIKALKALADRPDNTGLLPSINVPTLVVAGKDDEKVTPPEVVRKIADGIPGAQFVEIENSAHLPPFENPEGFNAVIIKFIKDLWSG